In one Deltaproteobacteria bacterium genomic region, the following are encoded:
- the recR gene encoding recombination protein RecR, which produces MRTPAPIERLVAGLRRLPGIGEKSATRLAFHLLTAPDAQVAELADAIARVKREIVLCAECFDLTDVSPCAVCRDEKRDAGVICVVEEPADRAAIERSGGFEGRYHVLGGALAPLDGIGPGELRVAELEARVRGGAVREVILATNPNAEGDATAHLIAERLAGTSARITRIAYGMPLGGDLEYADHVTVGRSLANRKEL; this is translated from the coding sequence GTGCGCACGCCCGCGCCGATCGAGCGGCTCGTCGCCGGGCTGCGCCGCTTGCCGGGCATCGGCGAAAAGTCCGCGACGCGCCTCGCGTTCCATCTGCTCACCGCGCCCGACGCTCAGGTGGCCGAGCTCGCCGACGCGATCGCGCGCGTGAAGCGCGAGATCGTGCTGTGCGCGGAGTGCTTCGATCTCACGGACGTGTCGCCGTGCGCCGTGTGCCGCGACGAGAAGCGCGACGCGGGCGTGATCTGCGTGGTCGAGGAGCCCGCCGACCGCGCCGCGATCGAGCGCAGCGGCGGCTTCGAGGGCCGCTACCACGTGCTCGGCGGCGCACTCGCGCCGCTCGACGGCATCGGCCCCGGCGAGCTGCGCGTGGCCGAGCTCGAAGCGCGCGTGCGCGGCGGCGCGGTGCGCGAAGTCATCCTCGCGACGAACCCGAACGCGGAAGGCGACGCCACCGCGCACCTGATCGCCGAGCGCCTCGCCGGCACTTCGGCGCGCATCACGCGCATCGCCTACGGCATGCCCCTCGGCGGCGACCTCGAATACGCCGACCACGTCACCGTGGGCCGCTCGCTCGCGAATCGCAAAGAGCTCTAA
- a CDS encoding patatin-like phospholipase family protein encodes MMGSRGEIALVMSGGGARAAYQVGFLRALARRIPDFAPPILTGVSAGAINAAYLAGRTGSFAATVESLTQLWSGLTVDQVFHVDPLHLIGRVLRTGAKLSTGGAIKERRPYALVDTRPLRRFLDVALHGDDGALHGVAQNLALGRLRAVAITASSYSTGQSVTFVQGREVATWERADRKSVATAMRVEHVMASSALPLFFPAIAVDGQYYGDGGIRLTAPLSPAVHLGASRIITISTRYARTREEAAQVVTDGYPPIAQMLGVLFNAVFLDLVDADALALERINEMIERMPPEQRGAMRRVELLQLRPSRDLGKLASEFEAELPGAFRYFTRGLGTQQTRSNDVLSMVMFQPNYLSRLIELGEADAETRAAEIEAFVS; translated from the coding sequence GTGATGGGATCGCGCGGCGAGATCGCGCTCGTGATGAGCGGAGGCGGCGCGCGCGCCGCTTATCAGGTGGGCTTCCTGCGCGCACTCGCGCGTCGCATCCCCGATTTCGCCCCGCCGATCCTCACTGGCGTCTCCGCGGGAGCGATCAACGCGGCCTACCTGGCGGGGCGCACCGGTTCGTTCGCCGCGACCGTCGAGTCGCTCACGCAGCTGTGGAGCGGGCTCACCGTCGACCAGGTCTTTCACGTAGATCCGCTGCACCTGATCGGCCGCGTGCTCCGCACGGGCGCGAAGCTCTCGACGGGCGGGGCGATCAAGGAGCGTCGCCCGTACGCGCTCGTCGACACGCGCCCGCTGCGTCGCTTTCTCGATGTCGCACTGCACGGCGACGACGGCGCATTGCACGGGGTCGCGCAGAACCTCGCGCTGGGCCGCTTGCGCGCGGTCGCGATCACCGCCTCCAGCTACTCGACCGGGCAGTCGGTGACGTTCGTGCAGGGACGCGAGGTGGCGACCTGGGAGCGCGCGGACCGCAAGAGCGTGGCGACCGCGATGCGCGTCGAGCACGTGATGGCGTCCTCCGCGCTGCCGCTGTTCTTCCCGGCCATCGCGGTCGACGGCCAGTACTACGGCGACGGCGGCATCCGCCTCACCGCGCCGCTCTCGCCCGCGGTGCACCTCGGCGCGTCGCGCATCATCACGATCTCGACGCGCTACGCGCGCACGCGCGAGGAAGCGGCGCAAGTCGTTACGGACGGCTACCCGCCGATCGCGCAGATGCTGGGCGTGCTGTTCAACGCGGTGTTCCTCGATCTCGTCGACGCCGATGCGCTCGCGCTCGAGCGCATCAACGAGATGATCGAGCGCATGCCGCCCGAACAGCGGGGTGCGATGCGGCGCGTGGAGCTGCTGCAGCTGCGGCCCTCGCGCGACCTCGGCAAGCTCGCGAGCGAGTTCGAGGCCGAGCTGCCTGGCGCGTTCCGCTACTTCACGCGCGGCCTCGGCACGCAGCAGACGCGCTCCAACGACGTGCTCTCGATGGTGATGTTCCAGCCGAACTACCTGTCGCGGCTGATCGAGCTGGGCGAGGCGGATGCGGAGACGCGGGCGGCGGAGATCGAGGCGTTCGTGTCGTAG
- a CDS encoding amidohydrolase family protein — MAYDFVIRGGSVMDGSGARARQADLAIAGDRIAAIGRIAERGAREIDAAGCWVTPGFVDIHTHLDAQLAWDPLGSSSCWHGVTSVVIGNCGVTFAPVRARDRETLARMMESVEDIPARSILEGLPFDWEGYGGFLDWLERVPKGLNVGGMVGHCAARYFAMGERSLDPDAAPSASELAALTSAVDDALAAGALGFSSSRTLRHKVPDGRYVPGTFARADELLAIADVLARRGGRVFEVAPRFDGEGPSEPRVESELAWMEAVSKRSGGVLTFNLSQTRGQGAHWQLALSLAKAANARGAKLRPQTAPRFIGVLTGIAHRTPFDFHPSWRALSELSLTARLAVLRDPARRGQLVAEARADRDSLAPWFVLNGPAGRAQYDCRPENKLLALAERRGVLPVEAFIDLALETEGKLLLCLPFLNQDEAPIGAMLGDEVVLMGLADAGAHVGLTMDASAPTYLLSHWVLARGALSPERAVQRLTSDTARAFGIAQRGELRVGSFADVNVIDPARLALPVPEYVHDFPNGAGRFAQRASGYAATFVNGQPFMQGGVHTGALAGRVLRGGVASN, encoded by the coding sequence ATGGCGTACGACTTCGTGATCCGCGGCGGCTCGGTGATGGATGGCAGCGGCGCCCGCGCGCGCCAGGCGGACCTCGCGATCGCGGGCGACCGCATCGCGGCGATCGGACGCATCGCGGAGCGAGGTGCGCGCGAGATCGACGCCGCGGGTTGTTGGGTTACGCCGGGCTTCGTCGACATCCACACGCACCTCGACGCACAGCTCGCCTGGGATCCGCTCGGCAGCTCCTCGTGCTGGCACGGCGTCACGTCCGTCGTGATCGGAAACTGCGGCGTGACCTTCGCGCCGGTGCGCGCGCGCGACCGCGAGACGCTCGCGCGCATGATGGAGTCGGTGGAGGACATCCCGGCGCGCAGCATCCTCGAGGGCCTGCCGTTCGACTGGGAGGGCTACGGCGGCTTCCTCGATTGGCTGGAGCGCGTGCCGAAGGGGCTCAACGTGGGCGGCATGGTCGGCCACTGCGCCGCGCGGTACTTCGCGATGGGCGAGCGCAGCCTCGACCCCGATGCGGCGCCGAGCGCGAGCGAGCTCGCGGCCCTGACGAGCGCCGTCGACGACGCGCTCGCCGCCGGCGCGCTCGGCTTCTCCTCCTCGCGCACGCTGCGCCACAAAGTTCCCGACGGCCGCTACGTGCCCGGCACCTTCGCGCGCGCGGACGAGCTGCTCGCGATCGCGGACGTGCTCGCGCGCCGCGGCGGGCGCGTGTTCGAGGTCGCCCCGCGCTTCGACGGCGAGGGCCCTTCCGAGCCGCGCGTCGAGAGCGAGCTCGCGTGGATGGAGGCCGTCTCGAAGCGCTCCGGCGGCGTCCTCACGTTCAACCTCTCGCAGACGCGCGGGCAGGGCGCGCACTGGCAGCTCGCGCTCTCGCTCGCGAAGGCCGCGAACGCGCGCGGCGCGAAGCTGCGCCCGCAGACTGCGCCGCGCTTCATCGGCGTGCTGACCGGCATCGCGCACCGCACGCCCTTCGACTTTCACCCGAGCTGGCGCGCGCTGAGCGAGCTCTCCCTGACAGCTCGCCTCGCCGTGCTGCGCGATCCCGCGCGACGCGGGCAGCTCGTCGCCGAAGCGCGCGCGGACCGCGACTCGCTCGCGCCGTGGTTCGTGCTGAACGGGCCGGCTGGACGCGCGCAGTACGACTGCCGGCCCGAGAACAAGCTGCTCGCGCTCGCCGAGCGCCGAGGCGTGCTTCCCGTCGAAGCGTTCATCGACCTCGCGCTCGAGACCGAGGGCAAGCTGCTGCTCTGCCTCCCGTTCCTGAATCAAGACGAGGCGCCGATCGGCGCGATGCTCGGCGACGAGGTCGTGCTGATGGGGCTCGCCGACGCCGGCGCGCACGTCGGGCTCACGATGGACGCGAGCGCGCCGACCTACCTGCTCTCGCACTGGGTGCTGGCGCGGGGGGCGCTCTCGCCCGAGCGCGCGGTGCAGCGACTCACCTCCGACACCGCCCGCGCGTTCGGAATCGCGCAGCGCGGTGAGTTGCGCGTGGGCAGTTTCGCCGACGTGAACGTGATCGACCCCGCGCGCCTCGCGCTGCCGGTTCCCGAGTACGTGCACGACTTCCCGAACGGCGCGGGCCGCTTCGCGCAGCGCGCGAGCGGCTACGCAGCCACGTTCGTGAACGGGCAGCCGTTCATGCAGGGCGGCGTGCACACCGGCGCGCTCGCCGGCCGCGTACTGCGCGGCGGCGTGGCGAGCAATTAG
- a CDS encoding roadblock/LC7 domain-containing protein, which produces MMDTQMVMYEEDHKKILLVIGRLVREANAKAVFVVDRNGQLIAEAGETRGIDTTSLASLTAGTIAATGGLAKIIGETDFPVHFHQGVKDNLHVTMVAGRWILVVVFDERSSLGLVRLRVKKAMADLSKVFEDLKKKADSEAASGSSPFAEITDDDIDNLFND; this is translated from the coding sequence ATGATGGACACGCAGATGGTCATGTACGAGGAGGATCACAAGAAGATCCTGCTCGTGATTGGCCGGCTGGTTCGAGAAGCGAACGCGAAGGCGGTGTTCGTCGTCGATCGCAACGGTCAGCTGATCGCTGAGGCCGGCGAGACGCGCGGCATCGACACGACTTCGCTGGCGTCGCTGACCGCGGGCACGATCGCCGCGACGGGCGGTCTCGCGAAGATCATCGGGGAGACGGATTTCCCGGTGCACTTCCATCAGGGCGTGAAGGACAACCTGCACGTCACGATGGTGGCGGGGCGCTGGATCCTCGTCGTCGTGTTCGACGAGCGCAGCTCGCTCGGTTTGGTGCGCCTGCGCGTGAAGAAGGCGATGGCCGACCTCTCGAAAGTGTTCGAAGACCTGAAGAAGAAGGCCGACTCGGAAGCGGCCAGCGGCTCGTCGCCGTTCGCCGAGATCACGGACGACGACATCGACAACCTGTTCAACGATTAG
- a CDS encoding gliding-motility protein MglA — translation MSFINYSSREINCKIVYYGPGLCGKTMNLQWIYAKTNPDLKGKMISLATETERTLFFDFLPLALGQIRGFKTRFHLYTVPGQVFYDASRKLILKGVDGVVFVADSQIERMEANLESMDNLRINLKEQGYDLDKVPFVIQYNKRDLPNAAPLEEMRRALNPMGVPDFEACASSGAGVFETLKHVAKLILSDLKRLGR, via the coding sequence ATGTCGTTCATCAACTACTCCTCGCGCGAGATCAACTGCAAGATCGTTTATTACGGGCCCGGCCTGTGCGGCAAGACCATGAACCTGCAGTGGATCTATGCCAAGACCAACCCCGACCTGAAGGGGAAGATGATCTCGCTCGCGACCGAGACCGAGCGCACGTTGTTCTTCGACTTCCTGCCCCTCGCGCTCGGGCAAATCCGCGGCTTCAAGACGCGCTTCCACCTCTACACGGTGCCGGGCCAGGTCTTCTACGACGCGAGCCGCAAGCTGATCCTGAAGGGCGTCGACGGCGTGGTGTTCGTGGCCGACAGCCAGATCGAGCGCATGGAAGCCAACCTCGAGAGCATGGACAACCTGCGCATCAACCTGAAGGAACAGGGCTACGACCTCGACAAGGTCCCGTTCGTGATCCAGTACAACAAGCGCGACCTGCCCAACGCCGCCCCGCTCGAGGAGATGCGCCGCGCGCTCAATCCGATGGGCGTGCCCGATTTCGAGGCGTGCGCGTCGAGCGGCGCTGGCGTGTTCGAGACGCTCAAGCACGTCGCGAAGCTGATCCTGTCGGACCTGAAGCGGCTGGGGCGGTAG
- a CDS encoding alpha/beta fold hydrolase: MPLINVAGRKVYYESHGPTSGTPLVLVMGMGGSCKGWLPLQVPEFSQRHRTLIFDNRGVGESEDPGGPFTTADLADDLAGLLHALGITRAHVLGAFLGGMAAQQFALRHPDLLGRLVLVGTWARPDAKRRLLLEKWRAMARSGVPREIFVSERLLWTLQDETLEQRDLIDAMSASFPGEGAGATGDLLARQCDACLGHDVLDQLRNIPHRTLVICGRNDQLTPPKMHRELADELHNARLATLYGAHLVMAEAAQQLNQAVLHFLAER, translated from the coding sequence ATGCCGTTGATCAACGTCGCCGGCCGCAAGGTCTACTACGAGTCGCACGGCCCGACCTCGGGCACGCCGCTCGTCCTCGTCATGGGAATGGGCGGCTCGTGCAAGGGCTGGCTGCCGCTGCAGGTGCCGGAGTTCTCTCAGCGCCACCGCACGCTGATCTTCGACAACCGCGGCGTGGGCGAGTCCGAAGATCCGGGCGGCCCTTTCACCACCGCCGACCTCGCCGACGATCTCGCGGGCCTGCTGCACGCGCTCGGCATCACGCGCGCGCACGTGCTCGGCGCGTTCCTCGGCGGCATGGCGGCGCAGCAGTTCGCGCTGCGTCACCCCGATCTGTTAGGGCGATTGGTCCTGGTCGGCACCTGGGCGCGGCCCGACGCCAAGCGGCGCCTTCTGCTCGAGAAGTGGCGCGCCATGGCGCGCAGCGGCGTGCCGCGAGAGATCTTCGTGAGCGAGCGGCTGCTCTGGACGCTGCAAGACGAGACGCTCGAGCAGCGCGACCTGATCGACGCGATGTCCGCGAGCTTCCCCGGCGAAGGCGCGGGGGCGACCGGCGACCTGCTCGCGCGCCAGTGCGACGCATGCCTCGGCCACGACGTGCTCGATCAGCTCCGCAACATCCCGCACCGAACGCTCGTGATCTGCGGCCGAAACGATCAGCTCACGCCGCCGAAGATGCACCGCGAGCTCGCCGACGAGCTGCACAACGCGCGCCTCGCGACGCTCTACGGCGCGCACCTCGTGATGGCCGAAGCGGCGCAGCAGCTGAACCAGGCGGTGCTGCACTTCCTCGCCGAGCGCTGA
- a CDS encoding helix-turn-helix transcriptional regulator, producing MRANRVRALREERMMSREELAQKAGVSLRTIWSVETGHECRLDTKRSILRALGIPRTRFRTVFPSPAAPAAATSPLAGVLAPPAA from the coding sequence GTGCGTGCGAACCGCGTGCGCGCGTTGCGCGAGGAACGAATGATGAGCCGCGAGGAGCTCGCGCAGAAGGCGGGCGTCTCGCTGCGCACGATCTGGAGCGTCGAAACGGGACACGAATGCCGGCTCGACACCAAGCGCTCGATCCTGCGTGCGCTCGGGATTCCGCGCACGCGCTTTCGCACGGTGTTTCCGTCGCCCGCTGCTCCGGCGGCCGCAACGTCGCCGCTGGCGGGTGTGCTTGCGCCCCCCGCGGCGTAG
- the motB gene encoding flagellar motor protein MotB: protein MAEGTQPIVIKRIKKVAGGHHGGAWKIAYADFVTAMMAFFLLMWLLSSKPEKEREEIARYFSKPLIEAILGTDGAAGGSDATPSVLPAAGMDLIVVEGNDMRGVEQSHARTELERREAAGLESLMREIERAIEADAVLRELRDQLLLDLTTEGLRIQIVDEKSRPMFESGASTPLPYTAELLRAIGASLNATSHKLSISGHTDATPFSGGPANTGNWELSAERANAARRELVRGGMSEGKVMRVVGLGAAVPLLASEPNHPMNRRIAIVVLNKATEATIARDGGVAAVRVPTNRERFALPTTDATPALAPAEAVAPARKVETEVLPPAHGATPPAALSEEHP from the coding sequence GTGGCGGAGGGCACCCAACCGATCGTCATCAAGCGCATCAAGAAAGTCGCTGGCGGACACCACGGCGGCGCTTGGAAGATCGCGTACGCAGACTTCGTGACCGCGATGATGGCGTTCTTCCTGCTGATGTGGCTGCTGTCCTCCAAGCCGGAGAAAGAGCGCGAGGAGATCGCGCGCTACTTCAGCAAGCCCTTGATCGAAGCGATCCTCGGCACGGATGGCGCCGCCGGCGGCTCTGACGCGACGCCGTCGGTGCTGCCCGCCGCGGGCATGGACCTGATCGTCGTCGAAGGCAACGACATGCGGGGCGTCGAGCAGTCCCACGCCCGCACCGAGCTCGAGCGCAGGGAAGCGGCGGGCCTCGAGAGCCTGATGCGCGAGATCGAACGCGCGATCGAGGCGGATGCGGTTCTGCGCGAGCTGCGCGACCAGCTCCTACTCGACCTCACGACCGAGGGATTGCGCATTCAGATCGTCGACGAGAAGAGTCGGCCGATGTTCGAGTCCGGTGCGAGCACTCCGCTTCCCTACACCGCGGAGTTGCTGCGGGCGATCGGCGCGAGCCTCAACGCGACGTCCCACAAGCTGAGCATCTCGGGCCACACCGACGCGACTCCGTTCTCGGGCGGGCCGGCGAACACCGGCAATTGGGAGCTCTCCGCCGAGCGCGCCAACGCGGCGCGGCGCGAGCTCGTCCGCGGCGGGATGAGCGAAGGCAAAGTGATGCGCGTCGTCGGACTCGGGGCGGCCGTGCCGCTGCTCGCATCCGAGCCCAATCACCCGATGAATCGCCGCATCGCGATCGTCGTGCTCAACAAGGCGACCGAGGCGACGATTGCGCGCGATGGCGGTGTGGCCGCGGTGCGCGTGCCGACGAACCGCGAACGCTTCGCGCTGCCGACCACCGATGCGACACCGGCGCTCGCACCGGCGGAGGCCGTTGCGCCCGCGCGGAAGGTCGAAACCGAGGTGCTCCCGCCCGCGCACGGCGCGACGCCCCCGGCGGCGCTAAGC